From a single Cotesia glomerata isolate CgM1 linkage group LG6, MPM_Cglom_v2.3, whole genome shotgun sequence genomic region:
- the LOC123267227 gene encoding uncharacterized protein LOC123267227 encodes MSSLFGEVVYPSSRAFWSEEDDDTQENIDNSSIFKIDIKDITTINSLIVIETDLLTDFIKESVLHKSEIVGTITRPSTSGYASTLYALTGDIYILLVGAVDLATSGVFVDAISGLLEKAKDIVALTSNHVSQLKTKINEESPSFLRLLSTKKAKEIMKDIPRLNQPNIVSGVAAGVWFAIKPYF; translated from the exons ATGTCGAGCCTTTTTGGTGAAGTAGTCTATCCTAGTTCTCGAGCATTTTGGTCCGAAGAAGATGATGATACTCAGGAAAATATTGATAACTCATc aattttcaaaattgacaTCAAAGATATTACAACTATAAATTCTTTAATTGTCATCGAAACTGATTTATTGACag ATTTTATCAAGGAAAGTGTATTACATAAATCAGAAATAGTGGGTACAATTACAAGACCGTCTACTAGCGGATATGCATCAACTCTTTACGCACTAACAGGtgacatttatattttattagttggAGCTGTTGATTTAGCGACTTCTGGAGTTTTTGTTGATGCA ATTTCAGGACTGCTGGAAAAAGCAAAAGATATTGTTGCACTGACGTCAAATCATGTGTCGCAATTAAAGActaaaattaatgaagaaaGTCCATCTTTTTTGCGTCTATTAAGCACCAAGAAAGCTAAAGAGATTATGAAAGATATTCCCAGGTTGAACCAGCCGAATATTGTGTCTGGAGTTGCAGCTGGag tttggtttgcTATTAAAccgtatttttaa